The Solibacillus sp. FSL W7-1436 genome window below encodes:
- a CDS encoding DUF896 domain-containing protein has translation MLSKEKLARINELSKLAREGKLTEEQAKERTALRKEYLDTFRSTMRDTIEHVKVIDEEGNDVTPEKLKQIKSQKKFLN, from the coding sequence ATGTTATCAAAAGAAAAATTAGCTCGTATTAATGAGCTTTCTAAATTAGCGAGAGAAGGCAAATTGACGGAAGAGCAGGCAAAAGAACGTACAGCACTGCGCAAAGAATATTTAGATACTTTCCGTTCAACAATGCGCGATACAATCGAACATGTGAAAGTAATTGATGAAGAAGGCAATGATGTGACACCTGAAAAATTAAAACAAATTAAATCACAGAAAAAATTCCTGAACTAA